A single region of the Halobacterium wangiae genome encodes:
- a CDS encoding DUF2391 family protein — protein MSRSRTDDEPPDLSDLFDELEDLDDVVDEPDAQARLDAVKQLAGEMQGDGGTFGQVIYGFDRHDTAEAALGSLLFGIPMAVEGGTNEAGEFVAEHVLNLVGSLAATVFIVYGVLYVARFQDVRISHPFFGVIPRRLVGVLGVSSITATLLLTAWGRVDWADPWVAVCTVAVAFVPMAIGAALGDILPGS, from the coding sequence ATGAGTCGCTCGCGCACCGACGACGAACCACCCGACCTCTCGGACCTCTTCGACGAACTCGAGGACCTCGACGACGTCGTCGACGAACCGGACGCGCAGGCCCGCCTGGACGCCGTCAAGCAACTCGCCGGCGAGATGCAGGGGGATGGCGGCACGTTCGGCCAGGTCATCTACGGCTTCGACCGCCACGACACCGCCGAGGCCGCCCTCGGCAGCCTGCTGTTCGGCATCCCGATGGCCGTCGAGGGCGGCACCAACGAGGCCGGCGAGTTCGTCGCCGAACACGTCCTCAACCTCGTCGGGAGCCTCGCCGCCACCGTCTTCATCGTCTACGGCGTGCTGTACGTCGCTCGCTTCCAGGACGTCCGCATCTCTCACCCGTTCTTCGGCGTCATCCCGCGTCGCCTCGTGGGCGTCCTCGGCGTCTCCTCGATCACCGCGACCCTCCTCCTCACGGCGTGGGGTCGCGTCGACTGGGCCGACCCCTGGGTCGCGGTCTGCACGGTGGCCGTCGCGTTCGTCCCGATGGCCATCGGTGCCGCCCTCGGCGACATCCTTCCGGGGAGCTGA
- a CDS encoding NOP5/NOP56 family protein gives MTAQGWFAGVDPDDAAAAGDAVRTGRANAPEDWPALAVEAGAADDEDEYYALLHEATLAGTRAAVRERESADDQQLIHAVRAMGDLAEAANELAERGTEWAGSVLDDVGSGVDGAREVASRDPATPSERQAISLCRRAADLGDERDAVRSYVEQQAPAVAPNLSMLAGPVLAARLIALAGGLGELAKQPSGTLQVLGAEDALFAHLRGHAPSPKHGAIYTHEYVRGTHPSERGSAARALAGKLTIAARIDHYAGDRRPDLQADLDERIERIRARDSS, from the coding sequence ATGACCGCACAGGGATGGTTCGCCGGCGTCGACCCCGACGACGCGGCGGCCGCCGGCGACGCCGTCCGGACGGGCCGCGCAAACGCCCCGGAGGACTGGCCGGCGCTGGCCGTCGAGGCCGGCGCGGCCGACGACGAGGACGAGTACTACGCGTTGCTCCACGAGGCGACGCTCGCGGGGACGCGGGCGGCCGTCCGGGAGCGCGAGAGCGCCGACGACCAGCAGTTGATTCACGCCGTGCGCGCGATGGGCGACCTCGCGGAGGCGGCCAACGAGCTCGCCGAACGCGGCACCGAGTGGGCCGGCAGCGTCCTCGACGACGTCGGCAGCGGCGTCGACGGCGCCCGCGAGGTGGCCAGCCGCGACCCCGCGACGCCGAGCGAGCGGCAGGCGATATCGCTCTGTCGGCGTGCCGCCGACCTCGGAGACGAGCGGGACGCCGTGCGCTCGTACGTCGAACAGCAGGCGCCCGCGGTGGCGCCGAACCTCTCGATGCTGGCGGGCCCCGTTCTGGCCGCGCGCCTGATCGCGCTCGCTGGCGGCCTCGGTGAACTCGCGAAGCAACCGAGTGGGACCCTCCAGGTGCTCGGGGCCGAGGACGCGCTGTTCGCGCACCTCCGCGGGCACGCGCCCTCCCCGAAGCACGGCGCCATCTACACCCACGAGTACGTCCGTGGCACCCACCCGAGCGAACGCGGGTCCGCCGCGCGCGCACTCGCGGGGAAGCTCACCATCGCGGCCCGGATCGACCACTACGCGGGGGACCGACGGCCCGACCTGCAGGCGGACCTCGACGAGCGGATCGAGCGCATCCGGGCGCGTGATTCCTCGTGA
- a CDS encoding fibrillarin-like rRNA/tRNA 2'-O-methyltransferase has product MTLPGGVERREFEGEAEAALATRGDPVYGEPVSGGWRRWDPHRSKLGATLEKGVDTGLSAGDAMLYLGAANGTTVSHVADFAGPTYAVEFAPRPTRDLLGVAEDRSNLFALLKDARKPETYAHVVESGLDAIVQDVATRGQADVALSNRQFLRDGGRFVGAVKARSEDVTREPEAVFEDVLDRLRDGYEVLATERLEPYHDDHLAVVATPK; this is encoded by the coding sequence GTGACGCTGCCCGGGGGCGTGGAACGGCGGGAGTTCGAGGGGGAGGCAGAGGCTGCGCTGGCCACGCGAGGTGACCCGGTGTACGGCGAACCAGTCTCCGGGGGGTGGCGGCGCTGGGACCCGCACCGCTCGAAGCTCGGTGCGACCCTCGAGAAGGGCGTCGACACCGGCCTCTCGGCTGGCGACGCCATGCTCTACCTCGGCGCGGCGAACGGGACGACGGTGAGCCACGTCGCCGACTTCGCGGGGCCGACGTACGCCGTGGAGTTCGCGCCGCGACCGACCCGGGACCTCCTCGGCGTCGCCGAGGACCGGTCGAACCTCTTCGCGCTGCTGAAGGACGCGCGGAAGCCCGAGACGTACGCCCACGTCGTCGAGTCCGGCCTCGACGCCATCGTGCAGGACGTGGCGACCCGCGGCCAGGCCGACGTGGCGCTGTCGAACCGCCAGTTCCTCCGCGACGGCGGGCGGTTCGTCGGCGCGGTAAAGGCTCGCAGCGAGGACGTGACCCGGGAACCCGAGGCCGTCTTCGAGGACGTCCTCGACCGGCTCCGGGACGGCTACGAGGTGCTGGCGACCGAGCGGCTCGAACCGTACCACGACGACCACCTCGCAGTGGTGGCGACGCCGAAGTAG
- a CDS encoding glutamate--cysteine ligase produces MDVGSAEEFTEMGTLGVEEEFFVVDSDGVPTSGTDTLVYESDPPELLEGRLDHELFKFVVETQTPKLDGVGGAADAIRDVRAALVAHAEDNDLRIAAAGLHPAARWREQEHAEKPRYRSQLDRIQYPQHRNTTAGLHVHVGVDDADKAVWVANQLRWHMPVMLALGANSPFWNGFDTGLASARAKVFEALPNTGMPTAFDSYEEFDRFERLMVENGAIDDRGELWYDVRPHSGHGTVEVRAPDGQADPGTVQAFVEYTHALVVDYAECFEDSADPGPPDAFGAREGPEALRREVLDENKWRATRHGHDASFVRRDASGNVDLGEVVERECERLDVSGIRTVYERESGASRQRRLLAEFGEAALYESLVL; encoded by the coding sequence ATGGACGTGGGTTCGGCCGAGGAGTTCACCGAGATGGGGACGCTCGGCGTCGAGGAGGAGTTCTTCGTCGTCGACAGCGACGGCGTTCCGACGTCGGGAACCGACACGCTGGTGTACGAGTCCGACCCACCGGAACTGCTGGAGGGGCGCCTGGACCACGAACTGTTCAAGTTCGTCGTCGAGACGCAGACACCGAAGCTCGACGGAGTGGGTGGAGCGGCGGACGCGATCCGGGACGTGCGGGCGGCGCTGGTCGCCCACGCGGAGGACAACGACCTCCGCATCGCGGCCGCGGGCCTCCACCCGGCCGCACGGTGGCGGGAACAGGAACACGCCGAGAAACCCCGATATCGCTCCCAGCTCGACCGCATCCAGTACCCGCAACACCGGAACACGACCGCGGGCCTCCACGTCCACGTCGGCGTGGACGACGCGGACAAGGCGGTATGGGTGGCCAACCAGCTGCGCTGGCACATGCCCGTGATGCTCGCGCTGGGCGCGAACTCGCCGTTCTGGAACGGCTTCGACACGGGGCTGGCGTCGGCGCGCGCGAAGGTCTTCGAGGCGCTGCCGAACACCGGGATGCCGACGGCGTTCGACTCCTACGAGGAGTTCGACCGGTTCGAGCGGCTGATGGTCGAGAACGGCGCCATCGACGACCGGGGCGAACTCTGGTACGACGTCCGGCCCCACTCGGGACACGGCACCGTCGAGGTGCGCGCACCGGACGGGCAGGCCGACCCCGGGACGGTGCAGGCGTTCGTCGAGTACACGCACGCGCTGGTGGTTGACTACGCGGAGTGCTTCGAGGACAGCGCCGACCCGGGGCCACCGGACGCGTTCGGGGCCCGGGAGGGACCAGAGGCACTCCGTCGCGAGGTGCTCGACGAGAACAAGTGGCGTGCGACCCGCCACGGCCACGACGCGTCGTTCGTCCGCCGGGACGCCAGCGGCAACGTCGACCTCGGCGAGGTCGTCGAACGGGAGTGCGAACGCCTCGACGTGTCCGGCATCCGGACCGTCTACGAGCGGGAGTCCGGCGCGAGTCGTCAGCGACGCCTACTCGCAGAATTCGGGGAAGCGGCGCTCTACGAGTCGCTCGTCCTGTAA
- a CDS encoding winged helix-turn-helix domain-containing protein has product MSEDATENTDAEGRSARDRLGAEKERAVAGFDKGIVDILSWVLDTETRARIFVYLRQHPWSTSEEVADGTGLYPSTVREALAELAGEDVVDRRKRQSEGAGNNPYEYTAIPPSDLVGGVVGRVQDELNTVFNLDAHLGNGDGTETDAEPVNIEVEDGEDSA; this is encoded by the coding sequence ATGTCCGAGGACGCAACCGAGAACACAGACGCGGAGGGCCGGTCCGCACGGGACCGGCTGGGAGCGGAGAAAGAGCGCGCAGTAGCGGGGTTCGACAAGGGAATCGTGGACATCCTGTCGTGGGTTCTGGACACCGAGACACGCGCCCGCATCTTCGTCTACCTCCGGCAACACCCCTGGAGCACCAGCGAGGAGGTCGCCGACGGCACGGGGCTCTACCCGTCGACCGTCCGCGAGGCGCTGGCGGAACTCGCGGGCGAGGACGTCGTGGACAGGCGCAAGCGCCAGAGCGAGGGCGCCGGCAACAACCCCTACGAGTACACCGCCATCCCGCCGAGCGACCTCGTCGGCGGCGTCGTCGGACGCGTCCAGGACGAACTGAACACCGTGTTCAACCTCGACGCCCACCTCGGGAACGGCGACGGCACGGAGACGGACGCCGAACCCGTCAACATCGAGGTCGAGGACGGCGAGGACAGCGCGTAA
- a CDS encoding phosphopantetheine adenylyltransferase has translation MDVALGGTFDPVHDGHRKLFERAFELGDVTVGLTSDELSTQTRHVQRPVRSFEARKADLEDELAAIAEKYDREFEVRKLEEPTGIATEEKFDVLVVSPETKNVGEKINEIRQERGFDPLEIEIVDHVRAEDGDIISSTRIVNGEIDEHGTLTPEREGR, from the coding sequence ATGGACGTCGCTCTCGGCGGGACGTTCGACCCGGTCCACGACGGCCACCGGAAACTGTTCGAGCGGGCGTTCGAACTCGGTGACGTCACCGTCGGGTTGACAAGCGACGAGTTGTCGACACAGACGCGACACGTCCAGCGGCCGGTTCGCTCCTTCGAAGCGCGCAAGGCCGACCTGGAGGACGAACTCGCCGCCATCGCCGAGAAGTACGACCGCGAGTTCGAGGTCCGGAAACTCGAGGAACCGACGGGCATCGCTACGGAGGAGAAGTTCGACGTGCTCGTCGTCTCCCCGGAGACGAAGAACGTCGGCGAGAAGATCAACGAGATACGCCAGGAGCGTGGCTTCGACCCGCTCGAGATAGAGATCGTCGACCACGTCCGCGCCGAGGACGGCGACATCATCTCCTCGACCCGCATCGTCAACGGCGAGATCGACGAGCACGGCACCCTCACGCCCGAGCGCGAGGGCCGGTAG
- a CDS encoding transcription initiation factor IIB family protein: MYRAGDEVDQQAWLDELEAVADALDIDAEARSTAKDLFLSAVPTEERSKPAAVAASVYAGALIAGDQRSQTAVAEAADVSRLVIQQRWKDILEDAGFEPPSW, encoded by the coding sequence ATGTACCGCGCGGGAGACGAGGTGGACCAGCAAGCGTGGCTGGACGAACTCGAGGCAGTCGCGGACGCCCTCGACATCGACGCGGAGGCGCGCTCTACCGCCAAGGACCTGTTCCTCTCGGCGGTCCCCACCGAGGAGCGCTCGAAACCCGCGGCGGTCGCAGCCAGCGTGTACGCGGGCGCGCTCATCGCGGGGGACCAGCGCTCCCAGACCGCGGTCGCCGAGGCTGCAGACGTCTCTCGGCTCGTGATCCAGCAGCGCTGGAAGGATATCCTCGAAGACGCGGGCTTCGAACCGCCGTCGTGGTAG
- a CDS encoding HalOD1 output domain-containing protein yields the protein MEQSTTHTDSPLPAAEPDLITQKIVHAVADELRVDPVDLDPLYDVVDPDALNSLFHSRPRVNSLGTGAVRFTYQGFEVHVTAGGDVSLEARTVQNAD from the coding sequence ATGGAACAGTCCACGACCCACACCGACTCTCCCCTCCCCGCAGCGGAACCCGACCTGATCACGCAGAAAATTGTCCACGCAGTCGCCGACGAACTGCGAGTCGACCCGGTAGACCTCGACCCCCTCTACGACGTCGTCGACCCGGACGCGCTCAACTCGTTGTTCCACTCGCGACCGCGCGTCAACAGCCTCGGTACCGGCGCCGTCCGGTTCACGTACCAGGGATTCGAGGTGCACGTCACGGCCGGCGGCGACGTCTCGCTCGAGGCCCGGACCGTCCAGAACGCGGACTGA